A section of the Phacochoerus africanus isolate WHEZ1 chromosome 4, ROS_Pafr_v1, whole genome shotgun sequence genome encodes:
- the ZBED5 gene encoding zinc finger BED domain-containing protein 5 isoform X2, whose product MQKHEIEWEKCVDVCSDASRAMDGKIAEAVTLIKYVAPESTSSHCLLYRHALAVKIMPTSLKNVLDQAVQIINYIKARPHQSRLLKILCEEMGAQHTALLLNTEVRWLSRGKVLVRLFELRRELLVFMDSAFRLSDCLTNSSWLLRLAYLADIFTKLNEVNMSMQGKNVTVFTVFDKMSSLLRKLEFWASSVEEENFDCFPTLSDFLTEINSTVDKDICSAIVQHLRGLRSTLLKYFPVTNDGNAWVRNPFTVTVKPTSLLARDYESLIDLTSDSQVKQNFSELSLNDFWSSLIQEYPGIARRAVRVLLPFATMHLCETGFSYYAATKTKYRKRLDAAPHMRIRLSNITPNIKRICDKKTQKHCSH is encoded by the coding sequence ATGCAGAAACATGAAATTGAATGGGAAAAATGTGTTGATGTTTGTAGTGATGCTTCTAGGGCAATGGACGGGAAAATTGCTGAGGCTGTCACCTTGATAAAATATGTGGCTCCCGAAAGCACCAGTAGTCACTGCCTATTATACAGACATGCACTAGCAGTTAAAATAATGCCTACATCTCTGAAAAATGTGCTAGATCAGGCAGTACAAATCATCAATTATATCAAAGCTCGACCGCATCAATCCAgactattaaaaattttatgtgaagAGATgggtgcccagcacacagcactTCTTCTAAATACAGAAGTGAGGTGGCTTTCCCGAGGTAAGGTTCTTGTAAGACTTTTTGAGCTTCGTCGTGAACTCTTGGTTTTCATGGATTCTGCGTTTCGACTGTCTGACTGTTTAACAAATTCATCTTGGCTGCTAAGACTTGCATATCTTGCGGATATTTTCACTAAATTAAATGAGGTTAATATGTCAATGCAGGGAAAAAATGTGACAGTTTTTACAGTATTTGATAAAATGTCCTCACTGTTAAGAAAATTGGAATTTTGGGCCTCATCTGTAGAAGAAGAAAACTTTGATTGCTTTCCTACACTCAGTGACTTTTTGACTGAAATCAATTCCACAGTTGATAAAGATATTTGCAGTGCCATCGTGCAGCACCTAAGGGGTTTGCGCTCTactctgttaaaatattttcctgtgaCAAATGACGGTAATGCTTGGGTTAGAAATCCATTTACAGTAACTGTTAAACCAACCTCATTGTTAGCACGGGACTATGAGAGCCTGATTGATTTAACATCTGATTCTcaagtaaaacaaaatttcagtGAACTTTCACTAAATGACTTTTGGAGTAGCCTAATTCAAGAGTACCCAGGCATTGCCAGGCGTGCAGTTCGTGTACTTCTTCCTTTTGCTACAATGCACCTCTGTGAAACAGGGTTTTCATATTATGCTGCAACAAAAACGAAATACAGGAAAAGACTTGATGCTGCTCCTCATATGCGGATCCGACTTAGCAACATTACACCTAATATTAAGCGGATATGtgataaaaagacacaaaaacactGTTCTCATTAA